The Staphylococcus saprophyticus subsp. saprophyticus ATCC 15305 = NCTC 7292 genome contains the following window.
ATTTTGCTTTAATCGAACAATATTTTAAACAGATTAATCATATCCAAACTATAAATTTTTCAGATTTAGATGCATACCCTGTAGTGCCAATGAATTTTGAAGAACGTTATCATTATATGATTGCTAGAAAATATCATTTTATGGGCTACAGTCAAATGAAAACTTTAAAATCTGAACTTATAAAAATGAATGCTTCTTATCAAATTAGAAGCAAAAACCGAAAATTATAGTTACTTTGTTCATATTGCTCGATTTGTAGATAATTTAAGGTATAAGGCACTCTATTTTAAAACTATGTTATAGTCATTTTAAAATGAGGTGTCTTATTTTTGAATATGAACACACATTTTTCACTAATTTTGTAACGAATGCATACAGCTAGAAAAATAGTATAAATAAGATTCTCTAGACTTCGAGACATACCACAATTCTGCTATGCGCAGCCGAGATCATAAACTTCTAAATATAAAGCGTACGCATCCACATATGATGGATGCGTACGCTTTATTATAATTGCTAATTGTAATATAAGTACTTATTGCAAATGCAGTTATTTAATTAAGTGATTGCTATCAAAAAATGAATACTTAGTGTTATTTAAAGATATCCTTATTTTCAAAAAAAATACCCGATAGCCAAATGAAATGGCATACCGGGTATGAGTGTAGCTAAATGAATTAACGTGCTGCACTTTGTTGGTTACTTGAGTTGTTTGTATTACTAGTTGAATTATTATTACTTGAATTAGAAGATGATGAACTGTTACTGCTACCACCTTGACCCTGAGGTTTATTACTAGTGGTATTATCATCTGGTTTACCTTTAACAGATAAATCATCTTTTGAGTCTCCAGAAACTGAATCTGGTTTAGAGAAATCTTTGCCATCTTTTGGTGAAATACTTTCCATGACATCTTCTAATAAGTATTGTGGGTATTCTTGTTCTTCATGGCCTACAAATGAGTTTGTACCGCCTTGTTTAACTTCATTGAATCCCATCCATACTGACATACTGTATTTAGGTGTGAAACCATTAATCCAAACATCTTTCGCTGCATCGTCTGGCAGATTATATTGTTGGTAAGTTTGTTCACCATAAGTACCTGTACCAGTTTTGGCTGCTAGATTAACGCCAGATACACCATGACCGTATGCAGAACCATATGCTTCAAATGTACCTTTAAGTACTTCTGCTAACATATATGATGTTGAGTCTTTCATAGCTTTTTTACTAGTATGATCGTATTCAACCGTTTCGCCATCTTGTTTGACAACTTTTTTAATAGAGTGGGCATTGTTATATTCACCACCATTAGCAATTGCAGCAAATGCAGAAGCTAATTGAGTAGGAGAGAATTCAGATGCTGAACCACCTAATACTTCAGATGGACCAATGTCTCCTTCATAATCTAACCCAACTTTTTTAGCAAAATCTTTTGGTGCATCGTTTCCGGCATTTTCTTTAGTTGATTGCCATGCTTTAAGTGCTGGAATATTAAAACTTTCACGTAATGCATCATAAAGTTTTACCGTACCGTGGCTCTTAGTATCATAGTTTCTAAATGTTACACCATCTACTTGATAAGATTCTTCATCTTGAATCGCATGGTTCGTTGCCCATGACATATTTTCAATTGCAGGACCATACGCTAAGAATGGTTTCAGTGAAGAACCAGTAGGGTGGGCATCAGTTGCTAAGTTTCTATCTACAATATCTTTATAATTTCTACCACCAGATATTGCGACAAGGCCACCATTTTCACTATCTACAATAGAAGAACCAACTTGTTGGTCTTCATTTTTATAATAGCTACCATTATTCACTCGATCTTGTAATGTTTGTTGAACATCTTTGTCCATATTCGTATAAATCTTAACGCCGCTATTTAATACAGAACCTAAATCTTCATCTTTAAATTCTTTATTATTCATAAGTTCAGATTTTACAAAGTTTACATATGAATCGTATGCCTCGTTTGAATTATCTTCACTTACTTCGCGATCTTCAGATGAACGTTGGACCAGATTGTCTTGTAAAGAAGTATTTTGTGCTTCTTCTTTTTGTTTCTTAGTAATTCTATTATGATATTCCATTAAATAAAGTACTGTATCTTTACGAGACTCAGCTTCTTTAGGATGATCATAAATGTTATAAGTATTTGGTACTTGTGGTAAACCAGCAAGATAAGCAGATTCCGCTAAATTCAAGTCTTTCAAATCTTTATTGAAATAATATTTAGCAGCAGCTTTCACGCCGTATACACCATCAGAGTAGTAAATTTTATTTAAGTACATCTCAAAAATTTCATCTTTACTATACTCTTGTTCTAATCTGTAGGACAAGTAAGCTTCTTGAGCTTTACGTGCAATTGATTTTTGATCTGTTAAGAATGAACGTTTAACTACTTGTTGTGTTAATGTTGATGCACCTTGTGAACCAAAGCCACCAGTGACGTTCTTAGCTACAGCACCAAAGAGACGTTTGTAATCAAGTGCTCCATGATCATAGAATCGATTATCCTCAGTAGCTAAAACAGCTTCTTTCATTGTCTTAGGTACTTCGTCTAAATCGACATGCTCTCGTCGTTGCCCATTATCGATTGTTTTAACTAAATCGCCATCTTTATCATAAATCTTAGCTGGCACGGGATCTTTTAATTTTGCTTCATTAAATGCAGGAGATTTCCAAGCATAATATGCAAACAACAAGATTCCTATTAAAGCTAGAACGATAAAGGCTATAATTAGAAACCCAAATATCTTAATAATCGTTCGTTTTATATTCCTATTCTTTTTTTGCTCGGACTTTCCATTCTTATTATTAGATTGAGAAGTCCTCTTTTTCTCCGTCATACGCGGTCCTCGCTTTCATCTAATATCAACTTATCAACTGTTTTGAGATAATTCAATCGTGGTTGATACTGATAAGGAATATAGTAACCATTTTTTCTTATTTCTTCAACCGTTACCGACTTTTTAATCTCTTGAATGTGTCTCTCCCAAAACTTTTTGAAATTTGCATATGGGAGCAAATACACTTCATCGAGCGATTTAAAGCGAATTAATAAAAATACAACCCCTTGTTGTTGATAACATGCTTCCATATGTCGAACTTGATGTTCATGCATATTATTTAAAGGGAATGATGTTTTATTTTTTGTTTCTTTTGCTTCAAAATCTAAATAACGACCATGATAAATACCATTATAGTCAGTTGTCGACGGCGTTCTAAAATAAGCCTCATTTATTACTGCCTTACTTCTCA
Protein-coding sequences here:
- a CDS encoding transglycosylase domain-containing protein, with translation MTEKKRTSQSNNKNGKSEQKKNRNIKRTIIKIFGFLIIAFIVLALIGILLFAYYAWKSPAFNEAKLKDPVPAKIYDKDGDLVKTIDNGQRREHVDLDEVPKTMKEAVLATEDNRFYDHGALDYKRLFGAVAKNVTGGFGSQGASTLTQQVVKRSFLTDQKSIARKAQEAYLSYRLEQEYSKDEIFEMYLNKIYYSDGVYGVKAAAKYYFNKDLKDLNLAESAYLAGLPQVPNTYNIYDHPKEAESRKDTVLYLMEYHNRITKKQKEEAQNTSLQDNLVQRSSEDREVSEDNSNEAYDSYVNFVKSELMNNKEFKDEDLGSVLNSGVKIYTNMDKDVQQTLQDRVNNGSYYKNEDQQVGSSIVDSENGGLVAISGGRNYKDIVDRNLATDAHPTGSSLKPFLAYGPAIENMSWATNHAIQDEESYQVDGVTFRNYDTKSHGTVKLYDALRESFNIPALKAWQSTKENAGNDAPKDFAKKVGLDYEGDIGPSEVLGGSASEFSPTQLASAFAAIANGGEYNNAHSIKKVVKQDGETVEYDHTSKKAMKDSTSYMLAEVLKGTFEAYGSAYGHGVSGVNLAAKTGTGTYGEQTYQQYNLPDDAAKDVWINGFTPKYSMSVWMGFNEVKQGGTNSFVGHEEQEYPQYLLEDVMESISPKDGKDFSKPDSVSGDSKDDLSVKGKPDDNTTSNKPQGQGGSSNSSSSSNSSNNNSTSNTNNSSNQQSAAR
- a CDS encoding YpoC family protein, encoding MITKEDFTELEAQIDQYAKSKQLKSSEAKLKLDDYFALIEQYFKQINHIQTINFSDLDAYPVVPMNFEERYHYMIARKYHFMGYSQMKTLKSELIKMNASYQIRSKNRKL
- the recU gene encoding Holliday junction resolvase RecU, translated to MNYPNGKPFNRNKSQVGRTHKGQTSKIDYGGRGMSLEKDIELSNDYYLNRGIAVIHKKPTPIQIVNVHYPMRSKAVINEAYFRTPSTTDYNGIYHGRYLDFEAKETKNKTSFPLNNMHEHQVRHMEACYQQQGVVFLLIRFKSLDEVYLLPYANFKKFWERHIQEIKKSVTVEEIRKNGYYIPYQYQPRLNYLKTVDKLILDESEDRV